Part of the Octopus bimaculoides isolate UCB-OBI-ISO-001 chromosome 21, ASM119413v2, whole genome shotgun sequence genome, TGATCAAATGGAGCCTGAGGGTGATAAGATTAAAAAATGATGCATGCTGTATCATTGTTAAACCTTTTCAAATGTTTACTGAAGTATTTCTCCATTCTCTGTTCTTTTGCATACTTCATGTCTATGACTTCTGTTCTTCCTTCGAATACTTTAATTGCTCCTTCAACTACAAtcgaaatattttgttgtattgatCTCTCGTCAGTCCAAATCGCTATTTACAATGTCACTTCATATTTTCTACACATTCAAAACTGCAACACAAAACTGGGTTTCTTCTTCAGAACCTTTTCGCTCAGGGTTGTCAGTTTCTAATTCATTATGAAGCAGGCGTAAACTCTTTCTCCTGAATATTGTACCTATGTCAGTGATGACCTCTTACTCATTCTCAAACAGCTTGGGAACATGTAGACAAAAAGTCGGTGAGTCCTTAAAGAGTTTTTaactattttcaaaaatatagtgCAGTtccaatcaccatcatcaacctCAACATTACTATCTTAAACCCAAGGATTCATGtgcagtttcctggtttctatggtgtacAAGTGACCACGATCACAATATTTTCCCTGAATAAGATGCTAGTCCattgcagtgttactcatttacagctgagtggactggaacaatgtgaaatgaagtgttttgctcaagaacacaatacaccccCCAGTCCAAATATCAAAACatgatcttatgattgtgagcacAACATTCAGACTACTAGGCACCAATGGTGGAGAATGAACTCACAATCCTTTGACTAAAAATCCGCTCCTTACCTATTTATTAATTTGGCAGCATGatttttcaatgttatatatGTTGTTACAGCAATGtgtaatgttattttgatcactATTTGATATAACCATATTGAAAATGACTGTTGAactgtgtttcttttgtttctttatagttACTTATGTCCCAGTCATACGCTGTGGGCTCAGGACTTACATGGCATCTAAACCTACCAATATTTGCTGTTGGTGGAGacaaatttgtatatttctgGTCAGCAACAGCTTCTTGAAGTCATACTTGTTATACATCTATATTTCATAGTTCACTTTATTTCTGTaataaatcctttttttttaaattcttttttcttatatatatattttatgtattttatctacttgtttcagtcattagactgtggccatgctggggcaccaccttgaggaatttttaattgaatgaatcacctccagtacttttttttttaagtctgatctttattttattgatctgttcTGCCGAAACACTAaatcatggggacataaacaccacaGCACCGGCTGTTGAGTGAGGTAGGATGcgggcaagcacagacacaaagaaacatacacacatcataatcatttaatgtccattttccatgcaggtgagtcaattacagtgaccccagtatttgactggtacttatttttattgactccaaaaggatgaaaggcaaagttgacctcagcagtatttgaactcagaacacacagATGgaccaaatgctgctaagcattttgcctggaatgctaacgattctgccataatgtttctaatataggcacagaGCTTGAAatttagaggaagaagaaggtgctcactggtactctatttctctgacccagaaatgatgaaatgccAAGTTGATTTCAGCAGAtattgaattcagaacacaaagagctgaaatatgatgatgataattatttcaccaagtttgaaattttgggggcaaatgttagtcaattatatcgatatCAATGTacaactggttctttattttatagactccagaggaatgaaaggaaaagttgaccacaacaggatttgaattcagatcataTAGAGCCAgactacaatgataataatgtaaacaaagaatataacaaactgcaaatttattaatttcaaaaactACAATATTATGAAGGTTATTATTATCTAAACCAAGGAGGTATAGAAAGTTTACTCCaattcttttgttcatcaattGATTGTTTTTTCTTCAGGTTTTTGAATTCCTCAACTTCTTTCTCAATATTGGTTTTCTTTCCATCAAAAATATCTGGAAATTCAAATGTGTGGTCTCCACCCTGGGGaatcaaaataacaatataactTATAAAAATGAACTGAAAAGGATGACATATTTATTCAATTCTTAAACTTCAAACCCTACAATGTAATTTTCCTTGTAACCCCATAAACCTCCCTATAGCAAGAATTTCtagcaactaaatatatattatgtcttaatgtttacttttatatGCATTGAGACAGaatttttctacagccagatacaagcataaaaaattatgataaatttattagaaaatatCCCATATCTAAGCTAAATCATTTGTTAGTGAGAATTTGCTGATCACTATACAAGGAGAATCTCCCATTGCAGCTtagaaataaaaagttaatttCATATAAGAACAGGCTTCCAATTTTGCTTTGTAATATTTTAGAGGAAACAAAGGTTTGGTGAGAGGAAAGATTGCAAGTTCAatctaattaataataacaagcttattgtaaatgaataaagatatacaaatgaaaacaaaatcccAAACAATCTTCTACACATATCAAAACTACAATTACCTCCCTAATTATACTAACCAGGTTGCTACCCATCACTGTGCTaccagtaaaaatatttgttagtcTGTGTTGCATTGTGCTGACAGAGTTCCATTTAAAATTCCCatgttttaaatcaaaacttaGTTATATGGTGAAgacactacctatctatctatctttcactctctctctcttactgtatttctctcaacaactttttctcctccccttcttccctcCTTCTACACATGttatgacagacagacaagttGAGATGAGTTTGACTTTTACAATATAAGATTATtcatggattttttttcttttactcaccAACTGAACAAATGCCATTTTGTAATCATCTTCACGGAAAGCAACATATCTTTTTTCAGGGTGTTTCTTTTCTTCACctggatattaaaagaaaaaaaaaaggaaactggcAGCAATTGCAAGTAAATTACAGGAGCAATATTTAAGAAAGGCATGGCTGCCATGACCATGAAATGTTCAGTTTCATAATAGGTTAAATCTACCTGCTTAGCACAAGGTACCACAGAGAGGTATAACTGACAAGAGCTTCATTGTCACAAAAACCAATAAATGATTCATTGATGCAACAGTGCTGATTTTATTTCAAGTAGgcattaaaatattcatgatGATCTCACCTTCATAAACTCTTGTTGAAACAGACACTACTGGGACTTTGTAGATCTTCTCTAAATagttttttatatcaattttactCATCCTGCAAAATAAAGAACAGAGAAAACAAGTGATTGCAAcctgagagagagtgtgagtgtgtgtgcatgtacacaagaGATTATACAGAATTGCTTAGAATATACTGAAGACCAAAAATAAACTGTTAAACTAATTTAAACAAAGCTGAAATAAAAACTAAGCACCTGTTTTCTGTTTGACTTCATGGTATAGATAAATAGGAGTTGTGACTTTCATACCTTTCCCAAAAGTGTTTCAGCCGTGTGGTTACTGCATAAAACTGAATTCTTGTTGAATTCTTTCTACTTTGACACCACTGGCGCTGTCTCACACACTTTTaataaggcgtaggagtggctgtgtggtaagtagcttgcttacaaaccacatggttccgggttcagtccaactgcgtggcaccttgggcaagtgtcttctatagcctaaggccgaccaaagccttgtggtagacggaaactgaaagaagcctgtcatatatatgtatatatatgtgtgtgtgtgtgtatatatttgtgtctgtttgtctccccaacatcgc contains:
- the LOC106868101 gene encoding 39S ribosomal protein L23, mitochondrial; amino-acid sequence: MAHRLPLWKRCIPQYPIYWKGDPQRYLFLPQFWMKMVKPKGKVPPNRVQFIVHPQMSKIDIKNYLEKIYKVPVVSVSTRVYEGEEKKHPEKRYVAFREDDYKMAFVQLGGDHTFEFPDIFDGKKTNIEKEVEEFKNLKKKQSIDEQKNWSKLSIPPWFR